The Desulfovibrio fairfieldensis sequence CCACAAATTCCGTGTAATAGTTGCGGCCGGGCTTGGCCCCGTCACAGCCGCCCACCAGGAAGATGTGACGCAATTTGCCCTGGGCCACGGCTTCCAGCACCTTGGGCGCGGCATTGAGCATGGTTTGGCGGCCGAAGCCGGTCAGAATTTCCTTGCCGGGCTCGTCCTCGGCAAAGCCGGGCAGTTCCAGGGCCTTGGCGATGACCGGCGCGAAATCCCGCCCTTTGCAGTGCACACAGCCGGGCCAGCCTACATTGCCGCTGGTAAAGATTTTGTCGCCGTAGGCGCGGGGATTCTGAATGCAGTTGGTGGTGAAGAGCACCGCTCCGGGGAAGTCGGGCAGTTCTTTCTGCTGGTTCTGCCAGGCCGTGCCGAAATGTCCGGCCAGATGCTTGAAGGCCTTCAGGCGGGGGTAGCCGTGGGCGGGCAGCATTTCGCCGTGGGTGTAGATATTGATGCCCGTGCCTTCGGTCTGTTCCAGCAGGGCCTGCAGATCCAAAAGGTCATGGCCGGAAACCAAAATGGCCTTGCCCTTGCGGTGCCCCAGGGAAACCGGCGTGGGCACGGGATCGCCGAAGGATTCGGTATTGCCCTTTTCCAGCAGTTCCATGGCCCGCAGATTGGCCTTGCCGCATTCCAGCACCAGCTCCAGCCAGCCGCCCAGATCGCGGACTTCCTCGTCCCAAAGCGTACCGGCCACAAGAGCCTTGCAGACAAAGGCCGCAAGCTCGGAATCGCGCTGACCGAGCCGTGCCGCATGGTCGGCGTAGGCGGCCACGCCCTTGAGCCCGAAAAGCAGCATCTGCATGGCCGAAGCAACGTCCGCGTCCGCGCTGAGCACGTCGATGCCCACCACGCTTTCCGGCAGACGGGCCAGATATTCGTCCAGGGAGACGTTCAGATCCTCGGGTTTTTCCCCCAGCCGGGCGGCCAGGTCCTTGGCCCGCTCCAGGGTTTCGGCCTGCATTTTGCGCAGAGCCTCGGGGTCGAAATTCACATTGGTCAGGGTGCCGAACAGGGCCTCGACCATGAAGTCGTCCGTATCCGTATCCACAATGCCTGCGGCACGGGCCTGCAGGACCAGGGCCGCCAGACGCCGCAGAAGATAAATCAATTGATCCTGAATGACCGCCACATCCGCGCTTTTGCCGCAAACACCGGCCACCGTGCAGCCCGTTCCCTTGGCTGTCTGTTCACACTGATTGCAAAACATAGGGGTAAAACTCCTTTTCCTCCCTCGGTGGAGGATGTGTCCCCATATACAACACAAACCCACCTCGTTCACTGTGATTGAAATCACAGTTTTTTGCAAAAGGTAAAAAAAACGCGCCGGGCTTCGACTGTGCGAAGACCGGCGCGGGAAGAAACGGACGGAGCGGGAAGCTCAACTGTTGTCGGGCTTGGCGTAGGCTCCGGGCAGGCGGGCGGCAACAGGGGCGACCGGCGCGGCGGGCGGCGCGAAATTCTGCACATGGGCCCGCGCCGCCGCTTCTGCTGGAGCGGACGGAGCGGTGGGCGCGGCCGCCGGAATGCCGGGCTGCATGGCGTTTCTGCCGTAGGCGGCCCGGGCATGGGCGCGCGGCACCGCCGTCACCGGCGCCTGCATGATGGGCTGGGCGGTTTTCATGGCCGAGCCCGCG is a genomic window containing:
- the hcp gene encoding hydroxylamine reductase, which encodes MFCNQCEQTAKGTGCTVAGVCGKSADVAVIQDQLIYLLRRLAALVLQARAAGIVDTDTDDFMVEALFGTLTNVNFDPEALRKMQAETLERAKDLAARLGEKPEDLNVSLDEYLARLPESVVGIDVLSADADVASAMQMLLFGLKGVAAYADHAARLGQRDSELAAFVCKALVAGTLWDEEVRDLGGWLELVLECGKANLRAMELLEKGNTESFGDPVPTPVSLGHRKGKAILVSGHDLLDLQALLEQTEGTGINIYTHGEMLPAHGYPRLKAFKHLAGHFGTAWQNQQKELPDFPGAVLFTTNCIQNPRAYGDKIFTSGNVGWPGCVHCKGRDFAPVIAKALELPGFAEDEPGKEILTGFGRQTMLNAAPKVLEAVAQGKLRHIFLVGGCDGAKPGRNYYTEFVEKTPQDTLVLTLACGKFRFFDKDLGKLGDLPRLLDMGQCNDAYAAVQVALALADALKCDVNDLPLSLVLSWYEQKAVSILLTLLALGIKNIRLGPSLPAFVSPTILNILVEKWGIRPISTPDEDLAAILK